The Actinomadura sp. WMMB 499 genome includes a window with the following:
- a CDS encoding helix-turn-helix transcriptional regulator — MDDRRAVRAILDGAERAPDASALFGGASARLRRLVGFHAAAWSATDPGTGLVTAPMHVENLGRGEGCFAYWETALLEESVVPFRELARAAVPAAGLRAATGDLPARSVQFRKLLARQGVGDELRAVLRIGGRPWGVVSLFREAGRPPFGPAEVALLARLSAPLAGRLRALAVPPPGTAEGAGRDEPGPGLVLFDPSGVPISINDEARHHLARVPAGPSVPSPLGPPLPIWLAGTAAQARAVASGRDRGAARVRVRTRDGRWLVCHATRTEGPGGAPGPTAVVVQPAAGSDLAPLIADAYGLSVRELEITELIARGLSTGDIAADLVISPHTVRDHVKTIFGKTGASSRGELVARLFADRHWPRRAAAGPAGRAR, encoded by the coding sequence ATGGACGATCGACGCGCCGTGCGGGCGATCCTGGACGGGGCCGAGCGCGCCCCGGACGCCTCCGCCCTGTTCGGCGGTGCGTCCGCGCGGCTCCGCCGCCTCGTCGGCTTCCACGCCGCCGCCTGGTCCGCGACCGACCCCGGCACCGGGCTGGTGACCGCGCCGATGCACGTGGAGAACCTCGGCCGCGGGGAGGGCTGCTTCGCCTACTGGGAGACCGCGCTGCTGGAGGAGAGCGTCGTCCCGTTCCGCGAGCTGGCCCGCGCCGCCGTCCCCGCCGCCGGACTGCGGGCCGCGACCGGCGACCTGCCCGCCCGCAGCGTCCAGTTCCGCAAGCTCCTCGCGCGGCAGGGTGTCGGGGACGAGCTGCGCGCCGTCCTGCGGATCGGGGGGCGCCCGTGGGGCGTCGTCAGCCTGTTCCGGGAGGCCGGCCGCCCGCCGTTCGGACCCGCCGAGGTGGCGCTCCTCGCGCGCCTGTCGGCGCCGCTGGCCGGGCGCCTGCGCGCCCTCGCCGTTCCCCCGCCCGGCACCGCCGAGGGGGCGGGGCGGGACGAGCCGGGACCGGGGCTCGTGCTGTTCGACCCGTCCGGCGTCCCGATCTCGATCAACGACGAGGCCAGGCACCACCTCGCGCGCGTTCCCGCCGGGCCTTCGGTCCCCTCCCCGCTGGGGCCGCCGCTGCCGATCTGGCTGGCCGGGACGGCCGCGCAGGCCCGCGCCGTCGCGTCCGGGCGCGACCGCGGCGCCGCGCGGGTGCGGGTCCGCACCCGCGACGGCCGCTGGCTCGTCTGCCACGCGACCCGCACCGAGGGCCCCGGCGGCGCGCCCGGCCCGACCGCCGTCGTCGTCCAGCCCGCCGCCGGATCCGACCTCGCCCCGCTCATCGCGGACGCGTACGGGCTGTCCGTCCGCGAACTGGAGATCACCGAGCTGATCGCGCGGGGCCTGTCCACCGGCGACATCGCGGCCGACCTGGTCATCTCACCGCACACCGTGCGCGACCACGTAAAAACGATCTTCGGGAAGACGGGCGCGTCCAGCCGCGGCGAACTGGTCGCGCGGCTGTTCGCCGACCGCCACTGGCCCCGCCGGGCCGCCGCGGGCCCCGCCGGGAGGGCCCGCTGA